One stretch of Clupea harengus chromosome 2, Ch_v2.0.2, whole genome shotgun sequence DNA includes these proteins:
- the cxcr4b gene encoding C-X-C chemokine receptor type 4b produces MNSMEGYMDPYVIEFDDFNNSDDGSGVEDYEELCESAHNNDFKKIFLPIVYGIIFVLGIVGNGLVIIVMGYQKKMSNMTDKYRLHLSVADMLFVLSLPFWAVDVASSWYFGRFLCVAVHMIYTVNLYSSVLILAFISLDRYLAVVKATNSLSTRKLLAERIIYLGVWLPAALLTVPDMVFARAQERGSRIVCERIYPQEGNVIWMAVFRFQNILVGFVLPGLVIFTCYCIIISRLSQGPKGQTLKRRALKTTVILIICFFICWLPYCIGILLDTLSELNVIHSCTLMQGLQIWIPISEVLAYFHCCLNPILYAFLGVKFKKSARSTLNSRSSQKFLTKKRGPISSVSTESESSSVLSS; encoded by the exons ATGAACTCGATGGAGGGATACATGGAC CCCTATGTGATTGAATTTGACGACTTCAACAACTCCGATGATGGATCAGGGGTTGAGGACTATGAGGAGCTCTGTGAATCAGCGCACAACAATGATTTTAAGAAAATCTTCCTTCCAATCGTGTACGGAATAATTTTTGTTTTGGGCATCGTCGGAAATGGGCTTGTGATCATTGTGATGGGCTACCAGAAGAAGATGTCCAACATGACCGACAAATACCGACTTCACCTCTCTGTGGCTGATATGTTGTTTGTGCTTTCGTTGCCCTTCTGGGCAGTTGATGTGGCGAGCAGTTGGTACTTCGGGAGATTCCTCTGTGTTGCTGTGCACATGATCTACACTGTCAACCTGTACAGCAGCGTGCTGATTTTGGCTTTCATCAGCCTGGACAGATACCTGGCAGTTGTTAAAGCGACCAACAGCCTGTCCACTAGGAAACTGCTCGCCGAGCGCATTATTTACCTCGGAGTTTGGCTGCCAGCTGCGCTGCTCACTGTGCCTGACATGGTGTTTGCAAGAGCGCAGGAGAGGGGCTCCAGGATTGTCTGCGAACGTATATACCCACAGGAGGGCAACGTGATTTGGATGGCTGTGTTCCgtttccagaacattctggtGGGATTTGTGCTGCCTGGGCTCGTCATCTTCACCTGCTACTGCATCATAATCTCAAGACTCTCTCAGGGTCCCAAAGGACAGACGTTGAAGAGGAGGGCTCTGAAAACAACAGTCATCCTCATTATTTGCTTCTTCATCTGCTGGCTCCCGTACTGTATTGGCATCTTGTTGGACACTCTCTCAGAACTGAATGTCATCCACAGCTGTACGCTGATGCAGGGCCTTCAGATTTGGATTCCCATATCAGAGGTGCTGGCTTACTTCCACTGTTGTCTGAATCCCATTCTGTATGCTTTCCTTGGGGTGAAATTCAAGAAATCCGCCCGAAGCACACTCAACAGCAGATCCAGTCAGAAGTTTCTCACCAAGAAGAGGGGACCCATTTCATCAGTATCCACAGAATCAGAATCTTCCAGTGTCCTTTCCAGTTAA